ATATAAAAAAGTAAATACAGAGTACATGATTTCAAGAACCATGACCAAAAAAGTTATGTAACTTCTGAGCAGAACTGATTGTAGGGAAGGGCAAGATAAAAAATAATCCTAACTTACAAACACAAACACGGTGAGTGTCGATTGTTGGCAACAAAGTCCAAGCAGTCCTCTGGCCGACTGCCATCTACTGACACCACCAGGATTGGTCTCCAATCACAGCTTGCACCTGACCATATTAGAGAAGTTGGTCTGAAAATGGTAGAGATTTGCATGGTAATGCAGAAAAATCTGGACATCAACTTAGCTGATAAGATCGTATGCAAAGTTTCATGTAAATTAACTTGTGATGGTAGATAGTAAGAGTATATTATCTGACCATTTGCGCCACTGGAAGCTTAGATTGCTTTGTTGCACCCTTCGCCTTTTTCCAGTAAATTCCATGTTAATGGAAACTTCAAATCAAAACTTTGTATACACTGGAAACTTCAGATCCAAACGTTAATGCACAATTAACCTCATACCACTGAAATTAGAATGTAATTCACCATGTCAGTTTATCAAAAATACATGGGAGACCTACCAGATCTTAAATGAAGTTGTGGCATACAAATTTATTAGTAAAAAAAATGCTTATTTTAGTTGTGCACCTGAACACAACTTTCCACTTTCTCAACTGCAATTGTTTCTTAGCAAGGGAAGAAAAAACAATAGACTGATCTTTTGAAAATTACATATACTTCCAGGACATGTACATTTGAAATAAGTACAGTAACCATAACAGGCAAGTGGACTCCATGAACTACTCATAGTAATTGTAGCGATATCTACTGGATTAACTTAGATCACAGAAAATAAGTACAGTAACTATAAGACTACATGAAGTTCGACAACTTGATAATGTTTGTAAAAAATGTTAGCAGGAAGTAATGCAGGAAGTGCAAAAATTATACATGTAGGTTACACACGGAGAATGTTGGTATTCTGGGCATGAAGGTTGTAGCGAGATGGCATTCCTCCACTATTGTTCCGTGCATCAGATCAAAGCAAGATTTTCAACGCTGAAAAACTCATGTGTCTACACAAGAGTGAGCAGAGGGCTAAACCTTCAACTATAAAATCATTGACATGCTTACAATTTTCTGTCCTTTCTGATCCGTGACAATTTAATTGCAATAAGGACAAATTTCTCTGGATTTTTGTCTGATACATGGCGTGGAGGCAGTCTTTCAGGCTCCTCTTTCCCAGATGATCCCCAGAAATCTGTAATGACCAATATGATATTACATAATTAACGACATTAATCAAGACAAATAAATAATTAAATCCTCAAGTAAGCTCTAAAAAGAAAATAGGACCTATGGAAGGACCAATTGTCTCTCAAAACTTCAGAATGAAATAGCCGAAAGAAATAGGCAGAATGTTTTCTCATGGAAGATGTACTATTTGTATGCGCGACCGTGTGACTTTGTATTTCTTTAACTACAAAATCCAATCGAAGAATGTAATAAGCTATATAAGAATAAATGTGCAGGGCAAGATTGAGAACAAATTGTGCTATAATGTAAACTCAGTGCTTCCGTATGTATCTTAAAGATACTATTTTGACAGCTCAGTGACATTGGCATATTGTTTCACTACATCGTGTCCAGTACTCCAGCTAAGATCACTCTCTTACCAAGGAGGAAAGGGAAAAGTTACATCATTGTCGGACAAATGGATCTATCCGCATTGTGTTTACCCTTTGTTGACACCTGTAAGTTACCTTCGTACTTGAAGGCTCGCCTGTCGGTGGCACGGCACGAAGCTGCTAACAGCGGATCTGCCCGTTCGACAGAAAGCATGGAAGCAACGCAGCGGCCATGCGGCTCGGGCGCGGCACACGCAGCGACTGCATTAGCAGCAGGCAACGACGGTCATAGCCGCGCATCAGGACATGGCGCTGATGGTCGCTCCACACCAGACCAAAGTGAGGGGGAAAATGACCACTAATGCACTAAAACAGTGACTACTTGGCAGTCTGTATATTCAAGTACAGAAGAGAAATATTTTAACTAAAACTGTGTATGCAACATTTGAGTTGCTCCAAtatcaagattaaaatatgaataaAAGTAACACTCTCTAAGGACCTAGGCAAAATATTTTGATAGAAATTTCAGTTTTATGCGAAATagcaatagcaattactacaggaAATGAAAAGTTCTAGGAGCCTAAATATGATAATAATCTATTGAACATCAAGTTAACATGAAGAGAAATTATGTACCTTTTACATCTTTGTCTGATGCAACAAAAGAAACTGGGCCAGTGTGAGGTATATGATAGCATAAAGAACAATCCAAGAGGAATTGTTTTGCAGGCTGAGAGAAAAGACCAGTTGGATTTTCAAGAATGACAAGATTCTATTTGGTGACAATTCAATTGATTGATCTATTTGAATATTTATCGTTCGAAAAATTAGTGAATAATTCTTACCATCAATCAAATATGGCAATAAGTCTCCTTTCGAGGGTCACAAAGAGTAAAAAATACACACCATTTCAATAAATTATGATAATGCAAGTAAATGCAATTTGTGCGCCATGCATGGCATTGTATACTAATACATCTGGACTGGCAGTGTAGAGTTCTAAATGCCTAAGTATTTTACATGCGACAACAAATAGTTTTAAGCTTACCATTTTCTTCTTACCATATCTAGCAATAAAACCAACACCAGAATTTCCTTCTTGTCCAAGCAAAAAAGCTTCAGTCCCAGGAAGAGATTCTTCATGACACTCTGAAATGCACAGGTAAGATATGTACGCTTATGATCAAAGTATCAAAATGGATGAACATAACCAGATTCACCCAATATACTGACTCTTAAGTTGCATGTTAAACATTTAAAGTGAATACAATATAAGCAAAGCAGTCTTCTCTATATAATTTTGTCATCACCCAGGCTATTCAACAAACTATTCGAGAAGCACTTCTCCATTTACTGCCTAGCTCATAGTACCAATTTTAGGCTGCATTTGGCCTGGAAAACATATTTGTTTCTGCTTAGAATACGAATATCAAGATTTTTTGGACAGGTAAATTTCGAGCAAACCAAAAAAATGTTAATATCTTCTTTTTTTATTACACGGATCTTGACTTGTGGGGCAGATGAACACTAAGAATTGTCTGAACATCAATTCGTATGCACATTGGGTGGCCTAATCATGCAAATTAAGGGCAGCCCAATTTACTAAATCAACACTCTACCAGCCTACCACTAAACCATATTCACGCTCTCGCTCTCTAGAATATACAACAACAACTATCCAATATCATGATTGCACATGGAGTTGTGCAGTAAGAGAGGGCCGCGAGGGCGGACAGCCATACCTAAGGAACGAAGCTAGACTTTGGCAACTGCGGCACCAAAATCAACAAGTCCGACCGTACTCTGTCTCCCCGACCTTTGTAAGGATGGAGGCCGGCTAAAGAAGCCGCAGCGGTAGCACCCGTAGGACACTGAATACGAAGCTATCGAAGCAAACCAAAAATCCCCAAATCACACCAGATGTACACCTGATTCCTATGGTCGCTACTAAATTGAAAGAAAAACATGAGATTCTCAGCGGCCGATGCCGTGGCAGAAGTTGACGTCGTTGTACCTGTGAGCTGTTGGACCGAtgcccgcgccgcctcttcgccctgGCCTCTTACCCCTGCTGCCTCAATCAAGATGTACCGCTCCACCACCTGTTGCGTCGACGCCGTCATCGTCGTCGAAAAGAACTGTTGGGCGACGGCAACCACTCGCGCTGCAGGTAAGCTTCCGGCAAAGATGCGTCCATCCGGCTCCCGCCTCTCTGTCCTCTTCATCACCGCGCGCAGCGGCGAGCGCGCTGCCGCCGGCACCATAGAACATCTCGGGGGGCGGGGGTTAGGGAGAAGGGCGCCCTGAGATCCTCCTCTGCGCCGCCATGGTCCTTGGATTGCTCCTCCACTGCACAACGTCCTTGGATTGCTCGGTGGCTAGGAGGAGAGGATTGAGCCGAGCTTGTCCACCCCACAACGTGCTTTGATTCGTCAGCGGCCTAGGAGGGAGAGAAGGATGCCAGCCTGGTTGAATATGGtgggcggcgacggcgatggagGAAGATATAGGGAGAAAAGGATAGCTTTCAGAACGGCCATAACGAGCAGGCTCCTCCACTCACatcatctcctcctcctccgttacTTGCAGCCAGGAGAAAAAAGAGCCAAATCAAAGAGAGGGAGACAGAGAGGAAGAGATAGAAAGGGGAAGGAGATGCAAACCTGGACGAATCTCGGTGATGCCCACGATTGATCCCGAGTTGCCACCGGCTCGTGCCACCCTCGGTCTCCAGCCACCTCTGTCCCGCACCTCCTCTGCACCCCCTGCGCCTCCTCCATCCCCCACTCATGTGCACATCACCCGCCTCCTCTGCTCAGGATTGGGGAGAATCAAGGGAAAACGAGGCTCCTCCCCAGGAAGGAAAAAAGGAAGAGGACAGAAGGTGGTCGTACCTGCGACGGCGTCGTCGAACGCGACTGGCGGCGGCCGGCGCTTCCTGGCGCTCTTCGCAGCGGCGCCCTCGAGCGCATGGCACGGCCGAGGTCCTCGGCCCAGCTCCTCCCGATGCAAGGCAAGAGCTGCTGAGGCGCGACGGCGGCTGCTCGGGGTCGCCGTCCGCTGGCGGCGCGAAAAGTCGACGGCGGCGACGCGGCGGCTGGTGGAGTCGACGGGCGGGAGAGAGGAGGTGAGAGGAGGCGAGAGAGCAGACACCAGACAGGGATTTGTGGGAGGAGAGCCAAtgccgatctagggttttcacgccTCCAGCAAACAACCACTAAAACGAGCGACAACGATGAGCGCCTGCAGCTGCCTCTGGCCACCGGTCCCGCACGAAAATGGGCCCAGATGTCATTGTCTGTGAAGGAGAAGCCACGGGTAAACAAAAAATGACCGCATCGAACGGTCCTGGTGAAAAGCGGGGGCATCCTTTTACTGTCGCGGTGGAAACGAGCGATCTGGATGCATTTGCCCCTCTCAGAGCCTTGTATGGCCGAGTAGTGTTAGAACATTTATAGGAAGAATTAAGCAACTTCACAACATACCTGTGAAACTACTAACCAACAAACTTATCAAGTGCATAGAAACATTTTTCCCCGGTAGTAATCTATCGGAGAAGCAGTGGACAGTCATCTTCAGGAACGACATTAGCAAGAGTTGCAAAAGGTAGAACGGAACATTTTATGGACCTCTATACTCCCTAATCTGTTATTACCTAACCTAGCTTCGAATTTGCAGTCCAAACTCATCACTTTATGCAATGCTGTATGCCCAATTCTATGACGGCAACACACTGTTCGATCGCATAGACAGCGTAAGTTTGCCACATAGTAAACTATTCTATTCTCACTTAAGAAATGTTCTGAGGTTCATTCTCACCTACATCTCATTTTTTTAGACTGATCTATCAGACTTTAGAGCAAGGCACCTATGGCAGGTTTTGATTATGGAAGGCAACACTGGTGCAATTCCTATGTCACCGTCTCTCTTGCGCAGCGGTGGCAAATTCATAGCTTCCACTTAGAAAGTGGCAGCACGTTTGAAATTATCTCGTGAATGCTTTTATCGTAGTTGTTATTATGTACCACATGTATGCTACATCTAAGAGAATTCTGTTCGATGCTATAATCTTTGATCAGTATCAGCATCGAATGGAAGATTTTGGCTTGTAATATTAGGCCAAGTGAACCTTCGTACTGAAGGCATGACACCATGTTGCATTAGGACCGAACTATGTTGTGCCATTCCTTTATCCTAATTGAAGTGCAGCTTCTGTTGTACCACATACAAAATGGTACTACAAAGTACAAACTGACTCGTGTCAACAGAAACAAAAAATTTAGGTCTACAATTCATACAGATTTTCTTATTACATAAGCCATATGCGACCTATATACGAGGAATCCACATCCGAAACACTTAGTATGCATCTCACATCGAATTTTTGGTTTTTATTTGTAGATGAAAGGTACTGTGAAACAACTTATGCTGCTATCTTCGGAAAGGACCGATGCAATATTCCATGAGTCGCTTCTCAGTTCATAGTTCACTGAAATGTACTCTATGTCATCCATCCATTTGGTTCGCATATATTGTATGAATCAAATACCTGCGCCAAATTAAGGAATTGAAAATTCATCAAATATTTGTACATATGAAGATCCATGAAATTAGCAAAGAGTTCATCATGTTGGCAATATGATGTAAGAAACCAAACAATTTACATATGTCCATACCATGGTAGGCTATGAAGAGTACTAAACAAACCATGCATGCAATATCTTGTTCTCATTTCATCTTCCACCCATTTTATTCAGGAAATTTAAGACATGCGTTCTGTACCAAATAAATTAGATTTACGCTAAATTAAACCCCAATGTCAGAGCCATTAAGAAAGTATTTGAACTGAAACTAAATTGAATATTCTCTGCCTGCAATCTAGCAATATTACTCCGTGATAGTCAAAGATGCTACGTGTGATACACATGTCATCCATTCCGGTCATGATATATTTAATGATAGCACTGAAGTTTAATAATTATAAAAAAGTAGCAAACAACAGTATTTTGAATATACTAATATAAGTTTACAGAGATTAATAATTTATCAGACCAACACATCAGTACCATTTTATGTGTATTCTCTAGAATTTAAAGTAAGCTGTACTGTTGTGCTTTGACTTCTTCTTTGGCGGAACATTGTAGTCATTTTTGATAGGGCATGTTCTAATATCATGGTATGGAGACTTGCAGCAGCTGCAAAACCTGGTCTGCTGTACTCCAGTTCTGCCGCCAGGAACATTAACCTTCTTTTTCCCATGTACTACACCTTTTTTCCTTGTAATGTTTGCAAGCGGGTAAGAAATCTCCTATTTGTAGGCCTGCCAATCTTCATCTTCACAATGGGAGCCTTTATTGAACTAACTTCAATTCACAGTTCTGTGCTCGATCATAAAGTTGTAGCCCACATGAGGAAGTATCTCCTGTTTCCCCAATGCCTTCCATGGTCACTTCTTTATCACCATTGATGGAAGTAGGTAAGTTATATCCAACTTGGCACGTCCTACTAATGGTCATCTTGTACTCTTCAATCTTCTTCTTCGCCAATTCTACATACTTGATTGCTAGGTCCGATGTTGTTTTATCGTACTCACCAGCACTAACTAGGTCCAGAAGATGCATGTATAATTTTTTGTGCCTTAAAGTTCTGTTTGCTTCATAATCCAGAACTGCAACAGATTTCCATTTTTTACATTTGATCCTTTCCTTGCATCAACTGTCCACCTTTTCATAATGTGACATTCAGGTATTTTCATCACTCCAGTCTGGGTCATAACCTGAAACAGCAAAAAGGGCATCACTTCAGACAAATTATGCTGAAGTAAACTGCTGTGTAAATAAACATATTTTAAAGTCCTCTGTACCAGCATAATGTGGCAGCGTATAATACCAAAGTGCTCATACAGCCTGCATTGACACTTGTATAACCCCAATTGTGGATCAATTGTTATTGTGAAATTTACACGGCTCCAGGATTCTCTGTTTTCAGAATCTACGTGCAACACTTCATAACATAAGCCATCTGAATTGTCAACAATAACATATGAAGTTGTCTTCTTTAATTCAGCCTTGAACAACTTGAAAACTGCAGGAGTATATAATTTCGAAGCGTGCTTCTCAATTGGGTAACCAAACATAGGCTTCGAAATTTTCTGCATGTAATACAATCATGGTAAATAAATTAGACAAAAATGATTTATTTGTCAGACCAATAAATGACATGGGTTGTTGAACATAGGAAAGTGCGTGTACGCTGGATCATTGCACGAACCTGGCTTCTGTTTTTCTCGGCTTTGTCATCAGCCTTTTCTCTATCATCAATAAGCCTAGTATACTGCTTGACAAACATGTTTATTGAAGATTTGCATGGAACATATACTTTAAGCACATGGTTCGCGCTCTCACTCCTCTGAGTAGTTGACATTCTTGCACAGAAAATATCATTAAAATATGGCTTCGCCCACTTTTCCCGCACTTCAAACGCTCTTGTCATGAAAGGGTTACCACCTAGGTCATACTTCTTGGTCAAATAATCCCAGCCACATTCAAATTCTTCAAGAGTTAACATGTCCTAAGGCCTCTTGCGCTTTCCTCAATATGTGCCACTTGCGCCACCGATGGTTAGTACTCAGCAAATTTTCCTTTATGGCAATTGTCATCGCCAAACTCTGATCTGCAAAATTACATAATAAGTCAGCGCTATTTGCTATACCATAGAACATACCAACCAGGAGTTCTAAATAATTTATTAATAATTATTTACCAGTAAGCATTGTTTGCGGTGGCTTcctgaagggattcgtagcatagaaaacaaaaaaattcctaccgcgagaacgcaatccaagtcaagatgcaatctagaagacgggggaaacgaggggatgaacgagactaacccttgaagatttccaaagcctacgagattagatcttgttgttgcagaagatgatcacttgccgctttcaaaagcgcgtagaagatcttgatggtgccacaatcgggcagcacctccgtactcggtcacacgttcggtgttgatgacgacgtccttctccccgttccagcgggcagcggaagtagtagatcctcctcggaatcccggcagcacgacggcgtggtggcggtggtggtggagaactcaggCAGGGCtttgcctatgcgctgcgggagtattatgtggaggaggagaggctagggtttggggagagggggtggctagggcgccggccatgggcagccctaggtggtgcggccaagagtggctgcccccctccctctcctcctcattatataggtggaaatccccaagagttgtagtccaagtcttcgaataagaccccaacaacaaaacctcccataggtgggaaacctactcaaggggggagtcctacccaaggtgggactcccacctttcccttaggtggggtggccggccacctatggtggagtccacctgggcctccacccccttagggttggccggccaagcttggtgcagtccctccgggactccgccttccatagtaatttcttccggacttttctagaaccttctagaacctaccataaatgcaccggatcatttccaaacttggaatatgacttcctatatatgaatcttattctccggaccattccggacctcctcgtgatgtcctggatcccatccgagactccgaacaaaacttcgaactccattccatattccatatctacttgaacgacatcaaaccttaagtatgtcaccctacggttcgcgaactatgcagacatggttgagacctctctccgaccaataaccaatagcgggatctggagattcataatggctcccacatattcaacgatgactttagtgatcgactgaaccatttacatacgataccgattccctttgtcacacgatattttacttgtccgaggtttgatcatcggtatctctataccttgatcaacctcgtttcctgacaagtactctttactcgtaccgtgttatgtggtctcttatgaacc
This Lolium perenne isolate Kyuss_39 chromosome 1, Kyuss_2.0, whole genome shotgun sequence DNA region includes the following protein-coding sequences:
- the LOC127327188 gene encoding uncharacterized protein isoform X7, encoding MVPAAARSPLRAVMKRTERREPDGRIFAGSLPAARVVAVAQQFFSTTMTASTQQVVERYILIEAAGVRGQGEEAARASVQQLTECHEESLPGTEAFLLGQEGNSGVGFIARYDFWGSSGKEEPERLPPRHVSDKNPEKFVLIAIKLSRIRKDRKL
- the LOC127327188 gene encoding uncharacterized protein isoform X3 translates to MVPAAARSPLRAVMKRTERREPDGRIFAGSLPAARVVAVAQQFFSTTMTASTQQVVERYILIEAAGVRGQGEEAARASVQQLTECHEESLPGTEAFLLGQEGNSGVGFIARYDFWGSSGKEEPERLPPRHVSDKNPEKFVLIAIKLSRIRKDRKLHMSFSALKILL
- the LOC127327188 gene encoding uncharacterized protein isoform X5 is translated as MVPAAARSPLRAVMKRTERREPDGRIFAGSLPAARVVAVAQQFFSTTMTASTQQVVERYILIEAAGVRGQGEEAARASVQQLTECHEESLPGTEAFLLGQEGNSGVGFIARYGKKKMISGDHLGKRSLKDCLHAMYQTKIQRNLSLLQLNCHGSERTENYT
- the LOC127338307 gene encoding protein FAR1-RELATED SEQUENCE 9-like yields the protein MLTLEEFECGWDYLTKKYDLGGNPFMTRAFEVREKWAKPYFNDIFCARMSTTQRSESANHVLKVYVPCKSSINMFVKQYTRLIDDREKADDKAEKNRSQKISKPMFGYPIEKHASKLYTPAVFKLFKAELKKTTSYVIVDNSDGLCYEVLHVDSENRESWSRVNFTITIDPQLGLYKCQCRLYEHFGIIRCHIMLVMTQTGVMKIPECHIMKRWTVDARKGSNVKNGNLLQFWIMKQTEL
- the LOC127327188 gene encoding uncharacterized protein isoform X1, whose translation is MVPAAARSPLRAVMKRTERREPDGRIFAGSLPAARVVAVAQQFFSTTMTASTQQVVERYILIEAAGVRGQGEEAARASVQQLTECHEESLPGTEAFLLGQEGNSGVGFIARYGKKKMISGDHLGKRSLKDCLHAMYQTKIQRNLSLLQLNCHGSERTENCKHVNDFIVEVYTKF
- the LOC127327188 gene encoding uncharacterized protein isoform X6, whose amino-acid sequence is MVPAAARSPLRAVMKRTERREPDGRIFAGSLPAARVVAVAQQFFSTTMTASTQQVVERYILIEAAGVRGQGEEAARASVQQLTECHEESLPGTEAFLLGQEGNSGVGFIARYGKKKMISGDHLGKRSLKDCLHAMYQTKIQRNLSLLQLNCHGSERTENLV
- the LOC127327188 gene encoding uncharacterized protein isoform X2; this translates as MVPAAARSPLRAVMKRTERREPDGRIFAGSLPAARVVAVAQQFFSTTMTASTQQVVERYILIEAAGVRGQGEEAARASVQQLTECHEESLPGTEAFLLGQEGNSGVGFIARYGKKKMISGDHLGKRSLKDCLHAMYQTKIQRNLSLLQLNCHGSERTENCKHVNDFIVEVV
- the LOC127327188 gene encoding uncharacterized protein isoform X4, whose amino-acid sequence is MVPAAARSPLRAVMKRTERREPDGRIFAGSLPAARVVAVAQQFFSTTMTASTQQVVERYILIEAAGVRGQGEEAARASVQQLTECHEESLPGTEAFLLGQEGNSGVGFIARYDFWGSSGKEEPERLPPRHVSDKNPEKFVLIAIKLSRIRKDRKFGMRLIVH